Proteins encoded together in one Pseudopipra pipra isolate bDixPip1 chromosome 23, bDixPip1.hap1, whole genome shotgun sequence window:
- the PHLDB1 gene encoding pleckstrin homology-like domain family B member 1 isoform X12, translating to MLGSAASQCMGDMGTLPWRVPLGSRTRWQQPVPRSIQYLQAGIMEASGRTPTSPTHRVQNVIQNSPLDLIDTGKGLKVQTEKPHLVSLGSGRLSTAITLLPLEEGKTTIGTAMTDIVLQGPGLVPQHCYIENVQGTLTLHPCGNTCTIDGVTVRRPTRLTQGCTICLGQATFLRFNHPAEAKWMKSMIPAGGRSPAAFYGLPAKPEALVNGGHQPSERGCPSHSSLVSSIEKDLQDIMDSLVLEEPASPGIQKPPACGRSPLSPVVNGGGRCLLSPLPSPGAASGGSSYENFSPLSSPASSSSYTSPSLSSQEQGPPVPPLVPLRSSSYNHTVQPPTLPSGSPSEPWPVERLGDHRAGSPRLTPRVAPRPRAALQERPPSPFREPRDSLVPSRQAASRAVPEARLQPPESPRVARRNMESMRELPPLSPSLSRRAASPRAAPDTPSPQPRLGREVPGSPRARRKGLEESRGAGSPSPPLLAETSTRRPSFGTCLSPTYGLSSPAMPSPHQSPRAPRKPLGDPRLPAGPRERKNSITEISDNEDELLEYHRRQRQERVREQEMERLERQRLETILNLCAEYTKTDSTEPGDVPRLLAGDADPGRRVPRGAVALGRAAEELRQRESLEKSDEENLKEECSSTESTHHEHEELTGPRAKEAQRLEEERAIVLGHLDQLKGRVKELEQQLQETSREAEMERALLQGERESEAARLRQEQEAVQQLQEKLSSLDASIRKERDKERAKIDAERKELEQLRVLYHESKSHLDKCPESMREQLREQMRREAEALETEAKLFEDLEFQQLERESRLEEEREARGKQLLQSRAECNRSIARRKERVAALDAQAAQIRLQSAQEAERLTRERSGVLQLLQKENEKLMSLERRYQLVTGGRSFPKMSSALREVYRAKTEGDAGVPTPRMKSGTPSSSQLNLSVLGRSPSPKGPPSPAGSLPRNLAATLQDIETKRQLALQQKGQQVIEEQKRRLAELKQKAAAEAQSQWEALHGQPPFPAAFPRLVHHSILHHHRPHGAGPRAEELDHAYDTLSLESSDSMETSISTGNNSACSPDNISSASGMETGKIEEMEKMLKEAHAEKSRLMESREREMELRRQALEDERRRREQLERRLQDETARRQKLVEKEVKLREKHFSQARPLTRYLPIRKEDFNLRLHIESSGHSVDTCYHVILTEKMCKGYLVKMGGKIKSWKKRWFVFDRMKRTLSYYMDKHETKLKGVIYFQAIEEVYYDHLRSAAKSPNPALTFCVKTHDRLYYMVAPSAEAMRIWMDVIVTGAEGYTQFMN from the exons ATGCTGGGAAGTGCAGCATCCCAGTGCATGGGGGACATGGGCACCCTGCCGTGGAGGGTCCCACTCGGCTCCAGGACCAGGTGGCAG CAGCCCGTGCCCAGAAGCATCCAGTATCTCCAGGCAGGCATCATGGAGGCATCTGGCAGGACCCCCACCAGCCCAACCCACAGAGTCCAGAATGTCATCCAG AACAGCCCTCTGGACCTGATTGACACGGGCAAGGGGCTAAAAGTGCAGACAGAGAAGCCACATTTGGTGAGCCTGGGCAGCGGCCGACTCAGCACTGCCATCACGCTCCTGCCCCTGGAGGAAG GAAAGACCACCATCGGCACAGCCATGACAGACATTGTCCTGCAAGGCCCTGGGCTGGTGCCTCAGCACTGCTACATTGAGAACGTGCAGGGGACGCTCACCCTGCACCCCTGTGGCAACACCTGCACCATCGATGGTGTGACTGTCCGGCGGCCCACGCGCCTCACCCAAG GGTGCACCATCTGCCTGGGCCAGGCCACCTTCCTCCGCTTCAACCACCCTGCTGAGGCCAAGTGGATGAAGAGCATGATACCGGCGGGAGGCAGGAGCCCAGCGGCTTTCTATGGGCTGCCAGCAA AGCCCGAGGCCCTAGTGAACGGTGGCCACCAGCCATCAGAGCGTGGGTGTCCCAGCCATAGCTCCCTCGTCAGCTCAATTGAGAAGGACCTGCAGGACATCATGGACTCACTGGTGCTGGAGGAGCCGGCATCCCCTGGCATCCAGAAGCCGCCGGCCTGTGGCCGGTCCCCTCTCTCCCCTGTGGTGAATGGGGGTGGACGCTGCCTCCTGTCCCCCCTacccagccccggggctgcctcGGGAGGCTCCAGCTACGAGAACTTCTCTCCACTCTCCTCCCcggccagcagcagcagctacaCCAGCCCCTCGCTgagcagccaggagcaggggcCACCTGTGCCCCCCCTTGTCCCACTCCGCTCCTCCAGCTACAACCACACTGTGCAGCCACCCACCCTGCCCAGTGGGAGTCCTAGTGAGCCTTGGCCGGTTGAGAGGCTCGGCGACCATAGGGCAGGCAGCCCCCGGCTGACACCCAGGGTGGCACCGCGGCCACGGGCGGCCCTACAGGAGCGGCCCCCGAGCCCCTTCCGTGAGCCACGGGACTCCCTGGTGCCCAGCCGACAGGCTGCCAGCAGGGCGGTCCCAGAGGCCCGACTGCAGCCCCCGGAGAGCCCGCGGGTGGCCCGGAGGAACATGGAGAGCATGCGGGAGTTGCCCCCCCTGAGCCCCTCCTTGTCACGCCGGGCTGCCAGTCCCCGGGCAGCTCCTGacaccccctccccacagccccggctgggcagggaggtgcCTGGCAGTCCCCGTGCAAGGCGCAAGGGCTTGGAAGAGTCGAGAGGTGCTGGGAGCCCCTCGCCCCCACTGCTGGCAGAGACCTCCACACGCCGCCCCAGCTTTGGCACTTGCCTGAGCCCAACATATGGGCTGAGCTCACCGGCCATGCCCTCGCCCCATCAGAGCCCCCGTGCCCCCAGGAAGCCTTTGGGGGACCCACGTCTGCCAGCGGGGCCACGAGAGCGCAAGAACAGCATCACTGAGATCAGCGACAATGAGGATGAGCTGCTGGAGTACCACCGGCGGCAGCGGCAGGAGCGGGTTcgggagcaggagatggagcgCCTG GAGCGGCAGCGCCTGGAGACCATCCTGAACCTCTGTGCTGAGTACACCAAGACAGACAGCACTGAGCCGGGTGACGTGCCCCGGCTCCTGGCTGGTGATGCGGATCCTGGCCGGCGGGTGcccaggggtgctgtggctctgGGCCGTGCGGCCGAGGAGCTACGGCAGAGGGAGAGCCTGGAGAAATCAGATGAGGAGAACTTGAAGGAGGAGTGCAGTAGCACCGAGAGCACCCACCACGAG CACGAGGAGTTGACAGGCCCCCGGGCCAAAGAGGCACAGCGGCTGGAGGAGGAGCGTGCCATCGTCCTCGGCCACCTGGACCAGCTGAAGGGCCGTGtcaaggagctggagcagcagctgcaggagacaTCACGAGAG GCAGAGATGGAGCGGGCGCTGCTGCAGGGTGAGCGGGAGTCAGAGGCGGCGCGGCTGCggcaggagcaggaagcagtGCAGCAGCTACAGGAGAAGCTCTCCAGCCTGGATGCCAGCATCCGCAAGGAGCGGGACAAG GAAAGGGCAAAGATTGATGCTGAAAGGAAGGAGCTAGAGCAACTCCGGGTGCTTTACCATGAGTCGAAGAGCCACCTTGATAAGTGCCCCGAGTCAATGCGGGAACAGTTGCGGGAGCAGATGCGAAGG GAGGCAGAGGCACTGGAGACAGAGGCCAAGCTGTTTGAGGACCTGGAGTTCCAGCAGCTGGAGCGTGAGAGCCGCCTCGAAGAGGAGCGTGAGGCACGAGGcaagcagctcctgcagagccgGGCCGAGTGCAACCGCAGCATCGCCCGCAGGAAG GAGCGGGTGGCTGCCCTGGATGCCCAAGCTGCCCAGATTCGGCTGCAGAGTGCCCAGGAGGCCGAGCGCCTGACCAGGGAGCGGAGTGgtgtcctgcagctcctgcagaag GAGAATGAGAAGCTCATGTCTCTGGAGAGGCGATACCAGCTCGTCACAGGTGGCAGGAGCTTCCCCAAAATGTCCTCGGCTCTCAGAGAA GTCTATCGTGCAAAAACAGAGGGTGACGCTGGTGTCCCCACCCCTCGGATGAAGAGTGGGACCCCCTCGTCTTCGCAGCTCAACCTCTCTGTGCTGGGGCGCAGCCCCTCGCCCAAG GGCCCCCCAAGCCCAGCGGGCAGCCTGCCCCGCAACCTGGCGGCCACGCTGCAGGACATCGAGACCAAGCGCCAGTTGGCCCTGCAGCAGAAGG GTCAGCAGGTGATCGAGGAGCAGAAGCGGCGTCTTGCGGAGCTGAAGCAGAAAGCGGCTGCCGAGGCACAGTCCCAGTGGGAAGCCCTGCATGGACagccccccttccctgctgccttcccccGGCTTGTGCATCACTCCATCCTCCACCACCACCGTCCCCATGGCGCTGGGCCCCGGGCCGAGGAGCTGGACCATGCATATGACACCCTTAGCCTGGAGAGCTCAGACAGCATGGAGACCAGCATCTCCACCGGCAACAACTCTGCCTGCTCACCCGACAACATCTCCAG TGCCAGCGGGATGGAGACAGGGAAGATTGAGGAGATGGAGAAGATGCTGAAGGAGGCACACGCTGAGAAGTCACGGCTGATGGAGTCCCGG GAGCGGGAGATGGAGCTGCGCCGGCAGGCGCTGGAGGACGAGCGCCGGCGCCGGGAGCAGCTGGAACGCCGGCTGCAGGATGAGACCGCACGGCGGCAGAAGCTGGTGGAGAAGGAGGTCAAGCTGCGGGAGAAGCACTTCTCACAG gctCGTCCCCTGACGCGGTACCTCCCCATCCGCAAGGAGGACTTCAACCTGCGGCTGCACATTGAGTCCTCGGGCCACAGCGTGGACACCTGCTACCACGTCATCCTGACTGAGAAGATGTGCAAGGGCTACCTGGTCAAGATGGGGGGCAAGATCAAGTCTTGGAAGAAGCGCTGGTTTGTCTTTGACCGCATGAAGCGCACCCTCTCCTACTACATGG ATAAACACGAGACAAAGTTGAAGGGTGTCATCTACTTCCAAGCCATTGAAGAGGTTTACTACGACCACCTCCGCAGTGCTGCAAAG AGCCCCAACCCTGCACTCACCTTCTGTGTCAAGACCCATGACCGTCTCTACTACATGGTGGCACCCTCGGCCGAAGCCATGCGCATCTGGATGGACGTCATTGTCACCGGGGCAGAGGGTTACACCCAGTTCATGAACTGA
- the PHLDB1 gene encoding pleckstrin homology-like domain family B member 1 isoform X5: MLGSAASQCMGDMGTLPWRVPLGSRTRWQQPVPRSIQYLQAGIMEASGRTPTSPTHRVQNVIQNSPLDLIDTGKGLKVQTEKPHLVSLGSGRLSTAITLLPLEEGKTTIGTAMTDIVLQGPGLVPQHCYIENVQGTLTLHPCGNTCTIDGVTVRRPTRLTQGCTICLGQATFLRFNHPAEAKWMKSMIPAGGRSPAAFYGLPAKPEALVNGGHQPSERGCPSHSSLVSSIEKDLQDIMDSLVLEEPASPGIQKPPACGRSPLSPVVNGGGRCLLSPLPSPGAASGGSSYENFSPLSSPASSSSYTSPSLSSQEQGPPVPPLVPLRSSSYNHTVQPPTLPSGSPSEPWPVERLGDHRAGSPRLTPRVAPRPRAALQERPPSPFREPRDSLVPSRQAASRAVPEARLQPPESPRVARRNMESMRELPPLSPSLSRRAASPRAAPDTPSPQPRLGREVPGSPRARRKGLEESRGAGSPSPPLLAETSTRRPSFGTCLSPTYGLSSPAMPSPHQSPRAPRKPLGDPRLPAGPRERKNSITEISDNEDELLEYHRRQRQERVREQEMERLERQRLETILNLCAEYTKTDSTEPGDVPRLLAGDADPGRRVPRGAVALGRAAEELRQRESLEKSDEENLKEECSSTESTHHEHEELTGPRAKEAQRLEEERAIVLGHLDQLKGRVKELEQQLQETSREAEMERALLQGERESEAARLRQEQEAVQQLQEKLSSLDASIRKERDKERAKIDAERKELEQLRVLYHESKSHLDKCPESMREQLREQMRREAEALETEAKLFEDLEFQQLERESRLEEEREARGKQLLQSRAECNRSIARRKERVAALDAQAAQIRLQSAQEAERLTRERSGVLQLLQKENEKLMSLERRYQLVTGGRSFPKMSSALREYVTVEQLSGILGSLHTPAASLLGCTPPAPSSSACAPPPLSSLSSPFISAEMEQQLPGGPVCLPALDLEKWYQEVMAGFETSSCPVSPPSSPPPLPAKAHSSHKALQVYRAKTEGDAGVPTPRMKSGTPSSSQLNLSVLGRSPSPKLIPCCPAQGPPSPAGSLPRNLAATLQDIETKRQLALQQKAKLLPAEPLQPGDLPGQQVIEEQKRRLAELKQKAAAEAQSQWEALHGQPPFPAAFPRLVHHSILHHHRPHGAGPRAEELDHAYDTLSLESSDSMETSISTGNNSACSPDNISSASGMETGKIEEMEKMLKEAHAEKSRLMESREREMELRRQALEDERRRREQLERRLQDETARRQKLVEKEVKLREKHFSQARPLTRYLPIRKEDFNLRLHIESSGHSVDTCYHVILTEKMCKGYLVKMGGKIKSWKKRWFVFDRMKRTLSYYMDKHETKLKGVIYFQAIEEVYYDHLRSAAKSPNPALTFCVKTHDRLYYMVAPSAEAMRIWMDVIVTGAEGYTQFMN; encoded by the exons ATGCTGGGAAGTGCAGCATCCCAGTGCATGGGGGACATGGGCACCCTGCCGTGGAGGGTCCCACTCGGCTCCAGGACCAGGTGGCAG CAGCCCGTGCCCAGAAGCATCCAGTATCTCCAGGCAGGCATCATGGAGGCATCTGGCAGGACCCCCACCAGCCCAACCCACAGAGTCCAGAATGTCATCCAG AACAGCCCTCTGGACCTGATTGACACGGGCAAGGGGCTAAAAGTGCAGACAGAGAAGCCACATTTGGTGAGCCTGGGCAGCGGCCGACTCAGCACTGCCATCACGCTCCTGCCCCTGGAGGAAG GAAAGACCACCATCGGCACAGCCATGACAGACATTGTCCTGCAAGGCCCTGGGCTGGTGCCTCAGCACTGCTACATTGAGAACGTGCAGGGGACGCTCACCCTGCACCCCTGTGGCAACACCTGCACCATCGATGGTGTGACTGTCCGGCGGCCCACGCGCCTCACCCAAG GGTGCACCATCTGCCTGGGCCAGGCCACCTTCCTCCGCTTCAACCACCCTGCTGAGGCCAAGTGGATGAAGAGCATGATACCGGCGGGAGGCAGGAGCCCAGCGGCTTTCTATGGGCTGCCAGCAA AGCCCGAGGCCCTAGTGAACGGTGGCCACCAGCCATCAGAGCGTGGGTGTCCCAGCCATAGCTCCCTCGTCAGCTCAATTGAGAAGGACCTGCAGGACATCATGGACTCACTGGTGCTGGAGGAGCCGGCATCCCCTGGCATCCAGAAGCCGCCGGCCTGTGGCCGGTCCCCTCTCTCCCCTGTGGTGAATGGGGGTGGACGCTGCCTCCTGTCCCCCCTacccagccccggggctgcctcGGGAGGCTCCAGCTACGAGAACTTCTCTCCACTCTCCTCCCcggccagcagcagcagctacaCCAGCCCCTCGCTgagcagccaggagcaggggcCACCTGTGCCCCCCCTTGTCCCACTCCGCTCCTCCAGCTACAACCACACTGTGCAGCCACCCACCCTGCCCAGTGGGAGTCCTAGTGAGCCTTGGCCGGTTGAGAGGCTCGGCGACCATAGGGCAGGCAGCCCCCGGCTGACACCCAGGGTGGCACCGCGGCCACGGGCGGCCCTACAGGAGCGGCCCCCGAGCCCCTTCCGTGAGCCACGGGACTCCCTGGTGCCCAGCCGACAGGCTGCCAGCAGGGCGGTCCCAGAGGCCCGACTGCAGCCCCCGGAGAGCCCGCGGGTGGCCCGGAGGAACATGGAGAGCATGCGGGAGTTGCCCCCCCTGAGCCCCTCCTTGTCACGCCGGGCTGCCAGTCCCCGGGCAGCTCCTGacaccccctccccacagccccggctgggcagggaggtgcCTGGCAGTCCCCGTGCAAGGCGCAAGGGCTTGGAAGAGTCGAGAGGTGCTGGGAGCCCCTCGCCCCCACTGCTGGCAGAGACCTCCACACGCCGCCCCAGCTTTGGCACTTGCCTGAGCCCAACATATGGGCTGAGCTCACCGGCCATGCCCTCGCCCCATCAGAGCCCCCGTGCCCCCAGGAAGCCTTTGGGGGACCCACGTCTGCCAGCGGGGCCACGAGAGCGCAAGAACAGCATCACTGAGATCAGCGACAATGAGGATGAGCTGCTGGAGTACCACCGGCGGCAGCGGCAGGAGCGGGTTcgggagcaggagatggagcgCCTG GAGCGGCAGCGCCTGGAGACCATCCTGAACCTCTGTGCTGAGTACACCAAGACAGACAGCACTGAGCCGGGTGACGTGCCCCGGCTCCTGGCTGGTGATGCGGATCCTGGCCGGCGGGTGcccaggggtgctgtggctctgGGCCGTGCGGCCGAGGAGCTACGGCAGAGGGAGAGCCTGGAGAAATCAGATGAGGAGAACTTGAAGGAGGAGTGCAGTAGCACCGAGAGCACCCACCACGAG CACGAGGAGTTGACAGGCCCCCGGGCCAAAGAGGCACAGCGGCTGGAGGAGGAGCGTGCCATCGTCCTCGGCCACCTGGACCAGCTGAAGGGCCGTGtcaaggagctggagcagcagctgcaggagacaTCACGAGAG GCAGAGATGGAGCGGGCGCTGCTGCAGGGTGAGCGGGAGTCAGAGGCGGCGCGGCTGCggcaggagcaggaagcagtGCAGCAGCTACAGGAGAAGCTCTCCAGCCTGGATGCCAGCATCCGCAAGGAGCGGGACAAG GAAAGGGCAAAGATTGATGCTGAAAGGAAGGAGCTAGAGCAACTCCGGGTGCTTTACCATGAGTCGAAGAGCCACCTTGATAAGTGCCCCGAGTCAATGCGGGAACAGTTGCGGGAGCAGATGCGAAGG GAGGCAGAGGCACTGGAGACAGAGGCCAAGCTGTTTGAGGACCTGGAGTTCCAGCAGCTGGAGCGTGAGAGCCGCCTCGAAGAGGAGCGTGAGGCACGAGGcaagcagctcctgcagagccgGGCCGAGTGCAACCGCAGCATCGCCCGCAGGAAG GAGCGGGTGGCTGCCCTGGATGCCCAAGCTGCCCAGATTCGGCTGCAGAGTGCCCAGGAGGCCGAGCGCCTGACCAGGGAGCGGAGTGgtgtcctgcagctcctgcagaag GAGAATGAGAAGCTCATGTCTCTGGAGAGGCGATACCAGCTCGTCACAGGTGGCAGGAGCTTCCCCAAAATGTCCTCGGCTCTCAGAGAA TACGTGACCGTTGAGCAACTCTCAGGCATCTTGGGCAGCCTCCACAcccctgctgcttccctgctgggctgcaccCCTCCGGCCCCTTCATCCTCAGCCTgcgctcctcctcctctttcatctctctcttctcccttcatCTCTGCAGAG atggaacagcagctgccaggaggCCCCGTGTGCCTCCCGGCTCTTGATTTAGAGAAATGGTACCAGGAGGTCATGGCTGGCTTTGAGACCTCCTCTTGCCCTGtctctcctccttcttcccctcctccaCTTCCAGCTAAAGCTCACTCCTCTCACAAGGCTCTCCAG GTCTATCGTGCAAAAACAGAGGGTGACGCTGGTGTCCCCACCCCTCGGATGAAGAGTGGGACCCCCTCGTCTTCGCAGCTCAACCTCTCTGTGCTGGGGCGCAGCCCCTCGCCCAAG CTGATCCCCTGCTGTCCTGCCCAGGGCCCCCCAAGCCCAGCGGGCAGCCTGCCCCGCAACCTGGCGGCCACGCTGCAGGACATCGAGACCAAGCGCCAGTTGGCCCTGCAGCAGAAGG ccaagctgctcccagcagagcccttGCAGCCAGGTGATCTACCAG GTCAGCAGGTGATCGAGGAGCAGAAGCGGCGTCTTGCGGAGCTGAAGCAGAAAGCGGCTGCCGAGGCACAGTCCCAGTGGGAAGCCCTGCATGGACagccccccttccctgctgccttcccccGGCTTGTGCATCACTCCATCCTCCACCACCACCGTCCCCATGGCGCTGGGCCCCGGGCCGAGGAGCTGGACCATGCATATGACACCCTTAGCCTGGAGAGCTCAGACAGCATGGAGACCAGCATCTCCACCGGCAACAACTCTGCCTGCTCACCCGACAACATCTCCAG TGCCAGCGGGATGGAGACAGGGAAGATTGAGGAGATGGAGAAGATGCTGAAGGAGGCACACGCTGAGAAGTCACGGCTGATGGAGTCCCGG GAGCGGGAGATGGAGCTGCGCCGGCAGGCGCTGGAGGACGAGCGCCGGCGCCGGGAGCAGCTGGAACGCCGGCTGCAGGATGAGACCGCACGGCGGCAGAAGCTGGTGGAGAAGGAGGTCAAGCTGCGGGAGAAGCACTTCTCACAG gctCGTCCCCTGACGCGGTACCTCCCCATCCGCAAGGAGGACTTCAACCTGCGGCTGCACATTGAGTCCTCGGGCCACAGCGTGGACACCTGCTACCACGTCATCCTGACTGAGAAGATGTGCAAGGGCTACCTGGTCAAGATGGGGGGCAAGATCAAGTCTTGGAAGAAGCGCTGGTTTGTCTTTGACCGCATGAAGCGCACCCTCTCCTACTACATGG ATAAACACGAGACAAAGTTGAAGGGTGTCATCTACTTCCAAGCCATTGAAGAGGTTTACTACGACCACCTCCGCAGTGCTGCAAAG AGCCCCAACCCTGCACTCACCTTCTGTGTCAAGACCCATGACCGTCTCTACTACATGGTGGCACCCTCGGCCGAAGCCATGCGCATCTGGATGGACGTCATTGTCACCGGGGCAGAGGGTTACACCCAGTTCATGAACTGA